The following coding sequences are from one Arthrobacter sp. PvP023 window:
- a CDS encoding DEAD/DEAH box helicase, producing MNPHDSLIPLLGRGPDPEQLRHVRTIPARQAVNEPWPEWAHPDIVEAYGSLGIHEPYRHQIQAANLAHDGEHVVIATGTASGKSLAYQLPALDAIHRSELRVLSQPGKIHDDGAVALYLSPTKALAADQLAAIRSLKLPTVRAETYDGDTDPASRRWIRDHANVILANPDMLHFGILPNHAWWASFFRRLKYVIVDEAHSYRGVFGSHVANLMRRLRRICAYYSTSTSTSQPGPVFIAASATASEPGTSFGRLIGAPVRAVSEDSSPHGSTTVAFWEPALTELRGENGAKERRTAVAETADLLANLVSARIRTIAFIKSRRGAETISAITKRLLDEVDPSLPQRVAAYRSGYLPEERRALERALRSGELLGVSSTSALELGIDISGLDAVLVAGWPGTRASLFQQIGRAGRAGQDAIAAFVASDDPLDTYLVNHPEAIFDVSVEATVFDPSNPYVLGPHLCAASAELPLGYAELDLFGPTAEKLLDQLVSQGYLRKRPAGWFWTHPQSAAAMVNLRADGGGPVSIVDADTGSLLGTMDSPQTHYQAHTGAVYVHQGDSYVVEDLNEADHCVVVRRANPDYYTTARDVTQIEVLETQRTAQWGDVAVHFGDVKVTTQVVSFQRKALISNEILGEEPLELGARDLFTKAVWFVVDNRSLTGAGLIEAQFPGALHAAEHAAIGLLPLVASSDRWDIGGVSTAIHADTGVPTIFVYDGHPGGAGFAERGFDKAKVWLSATRDAISACECDAGCPSCVQSPKCGNKNNPLDKAAAITLIDVLLKDATEQLAGQPAGARTPGALAEEHAAPF from the coding sequence GTGAACCCCCATGACTCCCTGATTCCGTTGCTGGGCCGTGGCCCGGACCCGGAACAGTTGCGTCATGTCCGCACCATTCCGGCCCGCCAGGCCGTGAACGAGCCGTGGCCGGAATGGGCCCACCCCGACATCGTCGAGGCTTACGGTTCCCTCGGCATCCACGAGCCGTACCGCCACCAGATCCAGGCGGCCAACCTTGCCCATGACGGGGAACATGTCGTGATCGCCACCGGGACCGCCTCCGGAAAGTCGCTGGCCTATCAACTGCCTGCGCTGGACGCGATCCACCGCTCGGAGCTGCGGGTACTGTCCCAACCGGGAAAAATCCACGACGACGGCGCCGTGGCGTTGTATCTCTCCCCCACCAAAGCCCTGGCCGCCGACCAGCTTGCCGCCATCCGCTCGCTCAAGCTCCCGACTGTCAGGGCCGAAACGTACGACGGCGACACCGACCCGGCGTCCCGGCGCTGGATCAGGGACCACGCCAACGTGATCCTGGCCAACCCCGACATGCTGCACTTCGGCATCCTGCCCAACCACGCCTGGTGGGCGAGTTTCTTCCGCCGGCTCAAGTACGTGATTGTCGACGAGGCCCACAGCTACCGGGGCGTCTTCGGCTCCCATGTGGCCAACCTGATGCGTCGGTTGCGGCGCATCTGCGCTTATTACAGCACCAGCACCAGCACCTCCCAGCCCGGTCCGGTGTTTATCGCCGCTTCGGCGACCGCTTCCGAGCCGGGAACGTCCTTCGGCCGGCTCATCGGCGCGCCGGTCCGCGCCGTATCCGAGGATTCCTCGCCGCACGGTTCCACCACCGTGGCTTTCTGGGAGCCTGCCCTCACTGAACTGCGCGGCGAGAACGGCGCCAAGGAACGCAGGACTGCCGTGGCCGAAACCGCCGACCTGCTGGCAAACCTAGTGTCCGCCCGCATCCGGACCATCGCGTTCATCAAATCGAGGCGCGGGGCAGAGACCATCTCCGCCATCACCAAGAGGCTTCTGGATGAGGTGGATCCCAGCCTCCCCCAGCGTGTTGCCGCCTACCGTTCCGGCTACCTCCCCGAGGAGCGCCGGGCGCTGGAGCGGGCGCTGAGGTCCGGGGAACTCCTGGGCGTCTCCAGCACCTCGGCCCTTGAACTCGGGATCGACATCTCGGGCTTGGACGCCGTCCTGGTTGCCGGGTGGCCCGGGACCAGGGCTTCACTCTTCCAGCAGATCGGCCGGGCGGGGCGCGCCGGCCAGGACGCCATCGCCGCTTTTGTGGCCAGCGATGATCCCTTGGACACCTACCTGGTGAACCACCCGGAAGCCATCTTTGATGTTTCCGTCGAGGCCACTGTGTTCGATCCCTCCAATCCGTATGTGCTGGGACCGCACCTGTGTGCCGCCTCAGCGGAACTACCACTGGGTTACGCGGAGCTTGACCTGTTCGGTCCCACCGCGGAGAAACTCCTGGACCAGCTCGTCTCCCAGGGTTACCTGCGCAAGCGTCCGGCCGGCTGGTTCTGGACGCACCCGCAAAGCGCGGCGGCCATGGTGAACCTGAGGGCCGACGGCGGCGGTCCCGTGAGCATCGTCGACGCCGACACGGGTTCCCTGCTGGGCACCATGGACTCGCCGCAAACTCACTATCAGGCCCATACCGGCGCCGTGTACGTCCATCAGGGCGACAGCTATGTGGTGGAGGACCTGAACGAGGCAGACCACTGCGTGGTGGTTCGCCGCGCCAACCCCGATTACTACACCACGGCCCGTGATGTGACCCAGATCGAAGTCCTGGAGACGCAGCGGACGGCGCAATGGGGAGACGTCGCCGTGCACTTCGGGGACGTGAAGGTGACAACTCAGGTGGTCTCCTTCCAGCGTAAGGCGCTGATTTCGAATGAGATTCTGGGCGAGGAGCCGCTGGAGCTCGGCGCCAGGGATTTGTTCACCAAGGCCGTCTGGTTCGTGGTGGACAACCGTTCGCTGACGGGGGCCGGGCTGATCGAAGCCCAGTTCCCCGGTGCCCTGCATGCAGCCGAACACGCTGCCATCGGACTCCTGCCGCTCGTGGCGTCCAGCGACCGCTGGGACATCGGCGGGGTATCCACCGCCATTCATGCCGACACCGGGGTGCCCACGATCTTCGTCTACGACGGGCACCCCGGCGGCGCCGGTTTTGCCGAGCGCGGCTTCGACAAGGCCAAAGTATGGCTCTCCGCCACCCGTGACGCGATTTCGGCCTGCGAGTGCGACGCCGGCTGCCCGTCCTGTGTTCAGTCGCCCAAGTGCGGCAACAAGAACAACCCGCTGGACAAGGCGGCGGCGATCACCCTGATCGACGTCCTGCTGAAGGACGCCACCGAACAACTCGCCGGGCAGCCGGCTGGTGCCCGGACACCTGGTGCACTGGCGGAAGAGCACGCAGCCCCCTTTTAG
- a CDS encoding GNAT family N-acetyltransferase: MSPDAMVEDITRLVEIWVTGWAGCRGYETRTEGRFPAALRADTTKEWEYFAHDPSDTEFAELAAKTAEAPARILTILTNDVARYTYLAQQQGLNVTSASQTMMIVDMETQDSEDPWLSDDDLKLTSFKKDGVHHAVVNAGESVAASGRVFVVGHTAVFDKIVTEPAYQRRGLGSFIMKALAAQAFEHDVENGLLLASLDGQKLYSHLGWTTLCHVLMLSASNEGADLSVG, translated from the coding sequence ATGAGTCCAGACGCCATGGTTGAAGACATCACCCGCCTCGTGGAAATCTGGGTAACCGGATGGGCCGGTTGCCGGGGCTACGAGACGCGAACGGAAGGCCGCTTTCCGGCCGCGCTGCGCGCGGACACCACGAAGGAATGGGAATATTTCGCCCACGATCCCTCGGACACTGAATTCGCCGAGCTGGCTGCCAAGACAGCGGAAGCTCCGGCCCGGATCCTCACCATCCTCACCAACGACGTCGCGCGATATACCTACCTCGCCCAGCAACAAGGCCTGAACGTCACCTCCGCCTCGCAAACCATGATGATCGTGGACATGGAGACTCAGGACTCCGAGGACCCCTGGCTTTCCGACGATGACCTGAAGCTGACCTCCTTCAAAAAGGACGGCGTCCACCATGCCGTGGTGAACGCCGGGGAATCCGTGGCAGCCAGCGGCCGCGTCTTCGTGGTGGGCCACACGGCGGTGTTCGACAAGATCGTCACCGAACCGGCGTACCAGCGGCGCGGGCTGGGGAGTTTCATCATGAAGGCATTGGCGGCGCAGGCGTTTGAACACGACGTGGAAAACGGCCTGTTGCTGGCCTCCCTGGACGGGCAGAAGCTGTACTCGCACCTGGGCTGGACCACTCTGTGCCACGTACTGATGCTGTCGGCATCGAACGAAGGCGCTGACCTTTCCGTCGGTTAA
- a CDS encoding rhodanese-related sulfurtransferase, which produces MALNRIVLFYGFTPIADPDAVRLWQRALCEKLGLTGRILISKDGINATVGGELNAVKQYVKTTREYKGFHGIDVKWSDGGAEDFPRLSVKVRDEIVSFGAPGELKVDANGVVGGGTHLKPEELHQLVDAKKESGEEVVFFDGRNAFEARIGKFKDAVVPDVATTHDFIKELESGKYDALKDKPVVTYCTGGIRCEVLSSLMVNRGFKEVYQLDGGIVRYGESFKDQGLWEGSLYVFDKRMHLEFSDEAKTIGECVRCSAPTSKFENCSNPRCRTLTLYCTECASSPETLRCPEGCAA; this is translated from the coding sequence GTGGCTTTGAACCGAATTGTGCTCTTTTACGGCTTTACTCCGATCGCAGATCCCGACGCCGTGCGCCTGTGGCAGCGCGCCCTGTGCGAGAAGCTGGGCCTGACCGGACGCATCCTCATCTCCAAGGACGGCATCAATGCGACCGTAGGCGGCGAGCTGAACGCCGTCAAGCAGTACGTGAAGACAACCCGCGAATACAAGGGTTTCCACGGCATTGACGTCAAGTGGTCCGACGGCGGAGCAGAGGACTTTCCCCGCCTCAGCGTCAAGGTGCGGGATGAAATCGTATCCTTCGGCGCCCCCGGCGAGCTCAAGGTGGACGCCAACGGTGTGGTGGGCGGGGGCACCCATCTCAAGCCAGAGGAACTGCACCAGCTGGTTGATGCCAAGAAGGAAAGCGGCGAGGAAGTGGTGTTCTTCGACGGCCGCAACGCCTTCGAAGCCCGGATCGGCAAGTTCAAGGACGCAGTCGTCCCGGACGTGGCCACCACGCATGACTTCATCAAGGAACTCGAGTCCGGCAAGTACGACGCCCTCAAAGACAAGCCGGTCGTCACGTACTGCACGGGCGGGATCCGCTGCGAGGTGCTCTCCAGCCTCATGGTGAACCGCGGCTTCAAGGAGGTCTACCAGCTCGACGGCGGGATTGTCCGCTACGGCGAGAGCTTCAAGGACCAGGGCCTCTGGGAAGGGTCGCTGTACGTCTTCGACAAGCGCATGCACCTCGAATTCAGCGACGAAGCCAAAACGATCGGCGAGTGTGTCCGCTGCTCGGCTCCGACCAGCAAGTTCGAGAACTGTTCCAACCCGAGATGCCGCACGCTCACGCTCTACTGCACGGAGTGCGCCTCCAGCCCGGAGACACTGCGCTGCCCGGAAGGCTGCGCCGCCTAG
- a CDS encoding NYN domain-containing protein, with protein MSRKSVIFVDAGFLLATGGLRVTGNSLRSAFSVQYKSLVDGIQEFVSERDSRDLLRMYWYDAAKDGLFSDEHKRIGLLPGVKVRLGRMSYNGEQKGVDLKLGLDLVGVARNRSADVAYLLSGDDDLAEAVEAAQDLGMKVVLLGIENQGHRLGVTAVAEHLALQVDDIATLPQTLLDRCFAKSAPVAELAAYAPASSETGATVSVSGNGAAHLPGTRPVPGPGVVPARPATAAPAAGYAAGSASEAAGSTAPAEPGAASAAAAAGPAGPSGRPVPTPGPRRVVQPDVRPVPAAGVVRREPVYSTATGAPAAQSPWFDLVESAEAVAVSLADNWHGSVSQRELNELLAERPLLPPTIDRVLIKDCAAKIGEAKTDLQDIRKAIRAAFWRRLDELVQ; from the coding sequence ATGAGCCGCAAAAGTGTGATCTTCGTTGACGCAGGTTTCCTCCTGGCCACAGGCGGGCTGCGGGTCACCGGGAACTCGCTGCGCTCTGCCTTTTCCGTTCAATACAAGAGCCTGGTGGACGGCATCCAGGAGTTTGTCAGCGAGCGCGACAGCCGGGACCTGCTGAGGATGTATTGGTATGACGCCGCCAAGGACGGCTTGTTCAGCGACGAACACAAGCGGATCGGGCTGCTTCCGGGAGTGAAAGTCCGGCTCGGGCGCATGTCCTACAACGGCGAACAAAAAGGTGTGGACCTTAAGCTCGGGCTGGATCTCGTGGGAGTGGCGCGGAACCGGTCGGCTGACGTCGCCTACCTGCTCTCCGGCGACGATGACCTCGCCGAGGCGGTGGAAGCGGCGCAGGACCTCGGCATGAAGGTGGTGCTGCTGGGGATCGAGAACCAAGGCCACCGGCTGGGGGTCACCGCGGTGGCTGAGCATCTGGCATTGCAGGTTGACGATATTGCCACCCTGCCGCAGACGCTCCTGGACCGCTGCTTTGCGAAGTCGGCGCCCGTGGCTGAGCTTGCCGCCTACGCGCCCGCTTCGTCCGAAACCGGAGCTACAGTCAGCGTGTCCGGCAACGGTGCGGCCCATCTTCCCGGCACGCGGCCTGTCCCCGGGCCGGGCGTTGTTCCCGCCCGGCCCGCCACCGCGGCTCCGGCCGCTGGCTATGCGGCGGGCTCCGCTTCCGAGGCTGCCGGATCCACTGCGCCGGCAGAGCCCGGGGCCGCTTCTGCCGCGGCTGCTGCGGGCCCGGCAGGGCCATCCGGCAGGCCGGTCCCGACGCCCGGACCCAGGCGGGTGGTGCAGCCGGACGTGCGTCCGGTGCCGGCAGCAGGCGTTGTGCGCCGGGAACCGGTCTATTCCACGGCAACCGGCGCCCCCGCGGCCCAGAGCCCCTGGTTCGACCTGGTGGAGAGCGCCGAAGCGGTGGCTGTCAGCCTTGCGGATAACTGGCACGGCAGCGTCAGCCAGCGCGAACTCAACGAACTCCTCGCCGAGCGGCCGCTGCTGCCACCGACGATTGACCGGGTCCTCATCAAGGACTGCGCCGCGAAGATCGGCGAAGCCAAAACGGACCTGCAGGACATCCGCAAGGCCATCCGGGCGGCATTCTGGCGCCGGCTGGATGAGCTCGTTCAGTAG
- a CDS encoding methyltransferase produces the protein MHFTAGNTSDAPRSDLPELLSALAADLRGVGYSVDGVAGLLGGSAYSALSRDQITPSLIATESAAKGGPETAALAAVVRLWLLAVPQRAEVLDAALPGVRTEGLLALGLVEPCEAVEAGSDPASGTVRAKADLRPYSWSGAAEAGADETGSSGGTDLWVASDLAAHQQPGVLRHDHVLGIGQASTTLVQTTIRRQVSKALDLGTGCGIQTFHLLHHADHVTATDISARALAFTRFNLLLNAEALGIDPARPEDRVSLRLGSMLEPVAGEAFDLVVSNPPFVITPRSAGEAAADQFTYRDGGLPGDDIVASLVRELPSVLAPAGTAQLLGNWEVAAGTSWQDRPQSWVSPDVDAWFIQRELVGPEQYAETWLQDASESRDRRHYQDAYAAYLDDFASRNVEGIGFGMIFLRRPADGARPAISRFEEITYPIEQPIGPHLGAAVERADWLAANDLAAAHLLVAEDVTEERHQRPGAEHPGVILLRQGAGLRRTNLLSTELAGFVSACDGDLSAGQIIGALDALLGGGDGFDGEAFRNGLLTEVRNLVRDGFLLPA, from the coding sequence ATGCACTTTACGGCCGGCAACACTTCCGACGCCCCGCGCAGCGACCTCCCGGAACTGCTTTCCGCCCTCGCCGCGGACCTGCGCGGCGTCGGTTACTCCGTGGACGGAGTGGCCGGACTGCTTGGCGGGTCCGCCTATTCCGCTCTCAGCCGCGACCAGATCACCCCGTCGTTGATCGCCACCGAAAGTGCCGCGAAAGGCGGCCCGGAGACGGCGGCGCTTGCCGCCGTCGTACGCCTGTGGCTGCTGGCAGTGCCACAGCGCGCCGAAGTGCTCGACGCCGCCCTCCCGGGGGTCCGCACCGAGGGTCTCCTGGCGCTGGGACTTGTTGAACCTTGCGAGGCCGTGGAGGCCGGCTCGGATCCGGCTTCGGGAACCGTCAGGGCAAAAGCCGATCTGCGGCCGTACAGCTGGAGCGGTGCTGCTGAGGCAGGTGCGGACGAAACAGGCAGCAGTGGCGGCACCGACCTCTGGGTGGCCAGCGACCTCGCGGCGCACCAGCAGCCCGGCGTCCTCCGCCACGACCATGTGCTGGGAATCGGGCAGGCTTCCACCACGCTGGTGCAGACCACCATCCGCCGGCAGGTGTCCAAAGCCCTGGACCTCGGCACCGGCTGCGGCATCCAGACCTTCCACCTGTTGCACCACGCAGACCATGTGACAGCCACGGACATCTCAGCCCGGGCGCTTGCCTTCACCCGGTTCAACCTGCTGCTGAACGCCGAGGCGCTCGGCATCGACCCGGCCAGGCCGGAAGACCGGGTGAGCCTGCGCCTGGGTTCCATGCTGGAACCTGTTGCGGGGGAGGCCTTCGACCTGGTGGTGTCCAACCCGCCGTTTGTCATCACGCCCCGAAGCGCGGGGGAGGCCGCCGCGGACCAGTTCACGTACCGCGACGGCGGCCTGCCCGGAGACGACATTGTCGCCTCACTGGTGCGGGAACTGCCGTCCGTCCTCGCGCCGGCCGGAACAGCCCAGCTTTTGGGCAACTGGGAGGTCGCCGCGGGGACGTCATGGCAGGACAGGCCGCAAAGCTGGGTCAGTCCGGATGTGGACGCCTGGTTCATCCAGCGTGAACTGGTGGGGCCGGAACAGTATGCCGAAACGTGGCTGCAGGATGCCTCTGAGTCCCGTGACCGCCGGCACTACCAGGATGCCTACGCAGCTTACCTGGACGACTTTGCCTCGAGGAACGTGGAGGGGATCGGGTTCGGCATGATCTTCCTACGGCGGCCCGCTGACGGCGCACGGCCCGCCATCAGCCGCTTCGAGGAGATCACCTACCCCATCGAGCAGCCCATTGGCCCGCACCTGGGGGCAGCAGTGGAACGGGCCGACTGGCTGGCGGCCAACGATCTGGCCGCCGCCCACCTGCTGGTGGCGGAGGACGTCACGGAGGAGAGGCACCAGCGCCCGGGGGCGGAACACCCCGGCGTCATCCTGCTGCGCCAGGGCGCCGGGCTCCGGCGCACCAACCTGTTGAGCACCGAGCTGGCGGGCTTCGTGTCAGCGTGCGACGGCGATTTGTCCGCCGGGCAGATCATCGGCGCCCTTGACGCGCTGCTGGGCGGGGGTGACGGGTTCGACGGCGAAGCGTTCCGGAACGGGCTCCTCACCGAAGTCCGGAACCTGGTCCGCGACGGGTTCCTCCTGCCGGCCTGA
- a CDS encoding helix-turn-helix transcriptional regulator, which translates to MNAETPDPAPAAPEAAKRRIRPEKKVEITDPKAIRALAHAARLEVISELYSTQVSRTATELASQTGLTPSAMSYHLRALQKWGIVEPAATAGDARERRWRAAGTDFTINSGGGVASPEFAVLDLELDAFRRRVDAYARVRDERRKNNESIEAPGVVVLSSDLLYLTPAQRAELTARVFGLLKEYELEDPDQVPEGAGRMATMWSLIPDDRK; encoded by the coding sequence GTGAATGCAGAAACGCCGGACCCGGCGCCGGCCGCGCCAGAGGCTGCCAAGCGCAGGATCCGCCCGGAGAAGAAAGTGGAGATCACCGACCCCAAGGCTATCCGCGCGCTTGCCCACGCCGCACGCCTGGAAGTGATCTCGGAACTGTATTCCACACAGGTGAGCCGGACGGCCACGGAGCTTGCCTCCCAGACGGGCTTGACGCCGAGTGCCATGAGTTACCACCTGCGGGCCCTGCAGAAGTGGGGGATCGTGGAGCCTGCCGCCACCGCGGGTGACGCGAGGGAGCGCCGCTGGAGGGCCGCCGGAACAGACTTCACCATCAACTCAGGCGGCGGCGTGGCCAGCCCCGAGTTCGCCGTCCTGGATCTCGAGCTGGACGCCTTCCGCCGCAGGGTCGACGCCTACGCCAGGGTCCGCGATGAGCGCCGCAAAAACAATGAATCGATCGAGGCGCCCGGCGTGGTGGTATTGTCCAGCGACCTGCTGTACCTGACCCCGGCACAGCGCGCGGAGCTGACCGCGAGGGTGTTCGGGCTGCTCAAGGAATACGAGCTTGAGGACCCGGACCAGGTCCCCGAGGGGGCCGGGCGCATGGCCACAATGTGGTCCCTGATTCCGGACGATCGTAAGTGA
- the topA gene encoding type I DNA topoisomerase, protein MPSKAKTGKKLVIVESPAKSKTIAKYLGEGFIVEASIGHIRDLPQPSELPAELKKTSIGKFAVDIEHDFKPYYVVSPDKKKKVTELKAALKDADALYLATDGDREGEAIAWHLLEVLKPKVPVYRMTFGEITKEAIQRAMGNLRDVDQDLVDAQETRRVLDRLYGYEISPVLWRKVARGLSAGRVQSVVTRMVVDRERERMAFKAASYWDLTGQFGAGNGATSSFKAKLAAVDGAKVASGRDFNDDGELTSRNVTHLNEELATSLAAGLQNAEFRVRSVDTKPYTRRPAAPFTTSTLQQEAGRKLRFSSKSTMQVAQRLYENGYITYMRTDSSALSDEAVTAARRQAAELYGPEYVPQSPRVYTGKAANAQEAHEAIRPAGDSFRTPAQVAKQLSGDEFRLYELIWKRTVASQMGDAKGSTATIRLGAVAADGRDAEFSASGTVITFPGFLAAYEEGKDESRGDDDSEEARRLPNVAKDDALTASEIVAVGHETSPPPRYTEASLTAELEKKGIGRPSTYASTISTIQDRGYVRKQGSALVPSWIAFSVIRLLEQHFHDYVDYEFTADMEGDLDKIANGQAVGAAWLKHFYYGEDSDPGLLSIVNNLGEIDAKEINSVPIAEGITLRVGKFGPYLESSIPTIDPKTGEVVESARANVPEDLAPDELTAAKAKELMETAAPEERVLGEDPHTGHTIVAKNGRYGAYVTEIIPEMTDEQLANQPVEYYKNGKPKPPKKPVKAKPRTGSLFASMSVDTVSLDEALQLMSLPRALGEDAEGNVITVQNGRFGPYLKKGTDSRSIGSEEEIFTITLEQALEIYSQPKQRGARAAVPPLAEFGPDPVSEKNIVVKEGRFGPYITDGITNITVPRSTALEELTREQAVELLAEKRAKGPAKRPAARKAPAKKKAVAKK, encoded by the coding sequence GTGCCAAGCAAGGCCAAAACCGGCAAGAAACTCGTGATTGTGGAGTCTCCGGCCAAGAGCAAGACCATCGCCAAGTACCTGGGCGAGGGCTTCATCGTTGAGGCCTCCATCGGTCACATTCGTGACCTGCCGCAGCCGTCCGAGCTCCCCGCCGAACTCAAGAAAACCTCGATCGGCAAGTTCGCCGTCGACATCGAACACGACTTCAAGCCGTACTACGTGGTGTCCCCGGACAAGAAGAAAAAGGTAACTGAGCTCAAGGCTGCGCTCAAGGACGCCGACGCCCTCTATCTCGCAACCGATGGGGACCGCGAGGGAGAAGCCATCGCGTGGCACCTGCTGGAAGTACTCAAGCCCAAGGTCCCCGTCTACCGGATGACGTTCGGCGAAATCACCAAGGAAGCCATCCAGCGCGCCATGGGCAACCTGCGCGATGTCGACCAGGACTTGGTGGACGCCCAGGAAACCCGCCGCGTACTTGACCGCCTGTACGGCTACGAAATTTCCCCGGTGCTGTGGCGCAAGGTGGCCCGCGGCCTTTCCGCCGGCCGTGTCCAATCCGTGGTCACCCGCATGGTGGTGGACCGCGAACGGGAACGCATGGCGTTCAAGGCCGCGTCCTACTGGGACCTCACCGGCCAGTTCGGTGCCGGCAACGGCGCGACGTCGTCATTCAAGGCGAAGCTCGCTGCCGTCGACGGCGCCAAGGTGGCCAGCGGCCGGGACTTCAACGACGACGGCGAACTCACCTCGCGCAACGTCACGCACCTGAACGAGGAACTTGCCACGTCGCTGGCCGCCGGGCTGCAGAACGCGGAATTCCGTGTCCGCTCCGTCGACACCAAGCCCTACACCCGCCGTCCGGCCGCTCCGTTCACCACCTCCACGCTGCAGCAGGAGGCGGGCCGCAAGCTGCGGTTCTCCTCCAAGAGCACCATGCAGGTGGCCCAGCGCCTCTACGAAAACGGCTACATCACCTATATGCGTACGGACTCGTCCGCGCTGAGTGATGAAGCCGTGACGGCTGCCCGGCGCCAGGCCGCCGAACTCTACGGCCCGGAGTACGTGCCGCAGTCGCCCCGTGTTTACACCGGCAAGGCAGCCAACGCGCAGGAAGCCCACGAGGCCATCCGCCCCGCCGGCGACTCCTTCCGCACCCCGGCGCAGGTGGCCAAGCAGCTCTCGGGTGACGAATTCCGGCTCTACGAGCTCATCTGGAAGCGCACCGTTGCCTCCCAGATGGGCGACGCCAAGGGCTCCACGGCCACCATCCGCCTCGGTGCGGTGGCTGCGGACGGTCGCGACGCCGAGTTCTCGGCGTCCGGTACCGTCATCACCTTCCCCGGCTTCCTCGCCGCCTATGAGGAAGGCAAGGACGAAAGCCGCGGGGACGACGACTCCGAGGAAGCGCGCCGCCTTCCCAACGTGGCAAAGGACGACGCCCTCACGGCCTCGGAGATCGTCGCCGTCGGCCATGAGACCTCGCCGCCGCCGCGCTACACGGAAGCCTCCCTGACAGCCGAGCTGGAAAAGAAGGGCATCGGACGACCGTCCACCTATGCCTCCACCATTTCCACCATCCAGGACCGCGGCTACGTGCGTAAGCAGGGTTCCGCGCTGGTCCCGAGCTGGATCGCCTTCTCGGTGATCCGGTTGCTCGAGCAGCACTTCCATGACTACGTGGACTACGAGTTCACGGCCGACATGGAAGGCGACCTGGATAAGATCGCCAACGGCCAGGCCGTTGGCGCTGCCTGGCTCAAACACTTCTACTACGGCGAAGACTCTGACCCCGGCCTGCTGAGCATCGTGAACAACCTTGGCGAAATCGATGCCAAGGAGATCAATTCCGTGCCGATCGCCGAGGGCATCACCCTGCGCGTGGGCAAGTTCGGCCCGTACCTGGAGAGCTCGATCCCCACGATAGATCCCAAAACCGGCGAAGTGGTGGAGTCGGCGCGCGCCAACGTCCCCGAGGACCTGGCTCCGGATGAACTCACGGCCGCCAAGGCTAAAGAGCTGATGGAGACGGCAGCGCCGGAGGAACGGGTCCTCGGCGAAGACCCGCACACCGGCCACACGATCGTGGCCAAGAACGGCCGCTACGGTGCCTACGTCACGGAAATCATTCCGGAGATGACGGACGAGCAGCTGGCCAACCAGCCCGTGGAGTACTACAAGAACGGCAAGCCCAAGCCGCCGAAGAAGCCTGTGAAGGCCAAGCCGCGCACCGGTTCGCTGTTCGCCTCCATGAGCGTGGACACGGTCAGCCTGGACGAGGCCCTGCAGCTCATGAGCCTGCCGCGCGCGCTCGGTGAGGACGCTGAAGGCAACGTCATCACCGTGCAGAACGGCCGCTTCGGCCCGTACCTGAAAAAGGGCACCGACTCGCGTTCCATCGGCTCCGAAGAGGAAATCTTCACGATCACGCTGGAGCAGGCACTGGAGATCTACTCCCAGCCCAAGCAGCGTGGAGCCCGTGCGGCCGTCCCGCCGCTCGCCGAGTTCGGTCCGGACCCGGTGTCGGAGAAGAACATCGTGGTGAAGGAAGGCCGCTTCGGCCCCTACATCACTGACGGGATCACCAACATCACTGTTCCGCGGTCCACCGCGCTGGAGGAACTGACGCGCGAACAGGCCGTGGAACTGCTGGCCGAGAAGCGTGCCAAGGGCCCGGCCAAGCGTCCCGCGGCGCGCAAGGCCCCGGCGAAGAAGAAGGCTGTCGCCAAGAAGTAG
- a CDS encoding SseB family protein has translation MTEQPAPAEIQPLNDLEEKLATGDQPDANPVDVILSFLNNEVYIISSDALEGEDAQVEPLVLSNAEGKPVLAVFSHPSRVDQQFLDAAPNVLGTQGAAIIGNLGDELGMVINPGSAFGFEIDPEGVANIRRDFKRADQPAEDSGTPAAE, from the coding sequence ATGACTGAACAGCCTGCACCCGCGGAAATCCAGCCCCTGAACGACCTCGAAGAGAAGCTCGCCACAGGTGACCAGCCGGATGCCAACCCGGTGGACGTCATCCTGTCCTTCCTCAACAACGAGGTCTACATCATCAGCTCCGATGCGCTTGAGGGCGAGGACGCACAGGTGGAACCACTGGTGCTGTCCAACGCCGAGGGCAAGCCCGTGCTGGCCGTTTTCTCGCACCCGAGCCGGGTGGACCAGCAGTTCCTCGACGCCGCCCCCAACGTCCTGGGCACCCAGGGAGCCGCCATCATCGGCAACCTCGGGGACGAGCTCGGCATGGTGATCAACCCGGGGAGCGCCTTCGGCTTCGAAATCGATCCCGAAGGTGTAGCCAACATCCGGCGCGACTTCAAACGTGCCGACCAGCCCGCAGAGGATTCGGGCACTCCGGCAGCCGAGTAG